A genome region from Bradyrhizobium sp. WSM1417 includes the following:
- a CDS encoding Zn-ribbon containing protein: MSFVQIQCTRCKTVFRDRAERLQDGYSRQCPSCEVVLFFAEDSPNPQVKEAMKRARKVRKEQRETEMARVSAPQPRANFSRAHTGRIQHSSEDDGD; the protein is encoded by the coding sequence ATGAGTTTCGTCCAGATTCAGTGCACGCGCTGCAAGACCGTGTTCCGCGACCGCGCGGAACGGTTGCAGGACGGTTATTCCAGGCAATGTCCAAGCTGCGAGGTGGTGCTGTTCTTCGCGGAGGATTCGCCGAACCCTCAGGTCAAGGAGGCCATGAAGCGCGCGCGCAAGGTTCGCAAGGAGCAGCGCGAAACCGAAATGGCCAGGGTGTCCGCGCCGCAACCGCGCGCCAATTTTTCGCGGGCCCACACCGGACGGATACAGCATTCATCGGAGGACGACGGGGACTAG
- a CDS encoding NUDIX hydrolase produces MAKSSKLVAAKRGKVLLVRRRSDGLWMFPGGRKRARESDKDCLRREIKEELPKLKLGRISLWKEVTARNKRSGRKMSDAIFIAKGAKGRLAIGDKNEIDRAVWQKPRGIRLTPTSRYIRDRLFPRKRG; encoded by the coding sequence ATGGCGAAGTCTTCCAAGCTGGTTGCCGCCAAGCGCGGCAAGGTATTGTTGGTCAGGCGTCGGTCGGACGGCCTGTGGATGTTCCCGGGCGGCCGCAAGCGCGCGCGCGAGTCCGACAAGGACTGCCTGCGGCGGGAGATCAAGGAAGAGCTGCCCAAGCTGAAGCTCGGCCGGATCAGCCTCTGGAAGGAAGTGACGGCCAGGAACAAGCGCTCCGGCCGCAAGATGAGCGACGCGATCTTCATCGCCAAGGGCGCCAAGGGCCGGCTCGCGATCGGCGACAAGAACGAGATCGACCGCGCCGTCTGGCAGAAGCCGCGCGGCATCCGCCTGACGCCGACCTCGCGCTATATCCGCGACCGCCTGTTTCCGCGGAAACGCGGGTGA